DNA from Longimicrobiaceae bacterium:
ACCGTCTTGACCATCGCCAGCATGGCGTACCCGGTCCCGATGGAGCCGATCACCACCGCGAACAGGAACCCCTTCACCCCGCGCAGCACCGCGGCGGGGCGGCCGCCGTAGCGCAGCTCGGTCAGCTCGTTGTCGGTGACGATCTCGGCGCGCCGCCACAGCCGGGCGAACACGTAGATGAGGATGACGTGCGCGATGGCGTACCCCCACCACTCCCAGTTCCCCGCGATCCCGCGGGTCCCCACAACCCCGGCCACGTAGAGCGGGGTGTCGATGGAGAAGGTGGTGGCGGCCATGGAAGTCCCCGCCAGCCACCAGGGGAGCGAGCGCCCGCCCACGAAGAAGTCCACCAGACTCCCCGACGCCCGGCGCGCCAGGTACACGCCCAGCCCCAGCGTGGCGAACAGGTACACCAGCACGACCACCCAGTCGATCCACCTCACGTCCACCTCCGCCGGTAGGGTGAAGGACGCCCGGCAGCGAAGCACGCGCACCTGCCGGCCGCCCCGCGGTTAGCAAGTTCGGCACCACCACGAAAGCACGCCCGCCGCGGTGCAGGGCGCGGCGGGCGTTCGGTTCCCGGGGAGCGGGCGGTCAGCGGTCCAGCCCCGCCGCGAAGCTGGGGAGCATGTCCGCGGCCCCGGTCAGCCGCGCGGCCACGGCCTCCTGCATCAACGCCTCGCCCCCCCACGCCGCCAGCAGGTTCCGGGCGGTGGGGAGCTCACCGGCCAGGCGCGGGTGGCTGAAGAGGAGCACGGTGGCGTCCGGATGGGCGGAAGTCGCCTCGCGCACCCGCTCCCGCGCCGCCGCGGAGATCCCCGGGCGCCCCTTCCAGGCGCGGATGTCGGAGTAGACCGCCACCAGCGGCGTCCCCTCCTCAGCCAGCTCGGTCCCCGCGGCGCGGAGCGCGGCGGGAAGGGCGTCGCGGGGGTAGGGCGGGTGCGGCCCGCCCAGGTCGTCCTCGACCTCCACCAGCCGCACCGGCCCGGGGGGGAGCGCCGGACGCCCGCGCACCGTGCGCAAGGTGCGGACGGCGGTTTCCAGCGCCCAGCGCCGGTCCTCCTCCCGCCCCCACTCCCCCTCCGGTCCGCCCGCGACGCGCTCCGCCGCCCGCGCGATCCGGCGCAGCGCGTCCTCCACCCGCTCCGCGGCGAGCCTCCCGTCCCCGAGCGCGGCGCGCACCTCCGCCACCACCGCCTCCGCGTCGTCCGGGTAGAGGAGGAGGTCGCACCCGGCCGCCAGGGCGAGCACGGCGGCCTCGCCCTCGCCCATGTCCTCCACCAGCCCCTCCATGATCAGGGCGTCGGTCACCACCAGCCCGTCGAAGCCCATCTCCCGGCGCAGCAGCCCGCCCAGGATGCGGGGGGAGAGGGTGGCGGGGAAGCCCGCCGGCTCCAGCGCCGGGTAGCAGACGTGCGCCGTCATCATCGAGTCCGTCCCCGCCGCCACCGCCGCCCGGAACGGCCGGAGGTCCTGCTCCAGCGCGTCGCGGGGGGCGTCCACGCAGGGGCGCTCGATGTGCGAGTCGCCCACCGTCCGCCCGTGCCCGGGGAAGTGCTTGGCGCAGGAGAGGGCGCCGCCGCGCGCGCAGCCGCGCACCCAGGCGGCCACCTGCGCCGCCA
Protein-coding regions in this window:
- a CDS encoding glycoside hydrolase family 3 protein; this translates as MTGPHNLARLLLPALRWSAETGFEHCRGEVEAGLRLGVGGFILFGGEAEAVRALTAELHHRAPHPLLVASDLERGAGQQFRGATPLPPAAALGSLDEPETAERAGELTAREARALGVNWIYAPVADVDLETENPIIGTRAFGTEVERVAAQVAAWVRGCARGGALSCAKHFPGHGRTVGDSHIERPCVDAPRDALEQDLRPFRAAVAAGTDSMMTAHVCYPALEPAGFPATLSPRILGGLLRREMGFDGLVVTDALIMEGLVEDMGEGEAAVLALAAGCDLLLYPDDAEAVVAEVRAALGDGRLAAERVEDALRRIARAAERVAGGPEGEWGREEDRRWALETAVRTLRTVRGRPALPPGPVRLVEVEDDLGGPHPPYPRDALPAALRAAGTELAEEGTPLVAVYSDIRAWKGRPGISAAARERVREATSAHPDATVLLFSHPRLAGELPTARNLLAAWGGEALMQEAVAARLTGAADMLPSFAAGLDR